In Zonotrichia leucophrys gambelii isolate GWCS_2022_RI chromosome 11, RI_Zleu_2.0, whole genome shotgun sequence, the genomic window GTTACTAGCCACGAGAAAGGGAGATAAAATTGAATTATATACCAGAAAAGTTATTCCCCAACAGATCATTTTAATAACAATCTCTAACAAGATCTGCCTGGAGTGGTGAGCATACTGCTCATTGTACATTGACAGGAAAGAGACCTCTGACCACAGTGAATGCAGCAAAGGGCTGGCCAGGGGAACAGAAAACCAGACGTTCAAAGAGCCTGTCATGGTTAGCTGAGCAAAATGAGAGCAAAGCAATGCTTCCATGACAGCCTGAAAATGTTGCCATGGAGGCAGGAGAGATACAGAAACTTAAGACAAGCAGCAGGAAACCGAGGAGATGCGTGTTCAGTTAGGCCAGACGTCAGAAAAAAGCTTCCAGCTGGCCAAAATGTGCAGTCCTAAATAGCCCTCCTGTGAGGGCAGTGGGAAAAGGCTTTTAGGACAGAGATCAGTTAATGTAAAGGGTTTATGATGTTTACTGGGAGggaagcagccacagcactcACAAATTATATGCCTGCTCTGTAAAACCTCACCATCTTCGTAAGACTCGGGCAGGAAGAGGAAGCAACTTGACAAAACCTGTGAATAAAtgacagcacagaaatcagTAAAAGAGCAGAGATGTCCTAATACCAGCCAACACTTCCATCTTCCAGCTCTGGGAGATGGATCAAACAGCAAAGGGTAAGAATGGGGTTGTGGCCATGGGAGTTTGTGGAAGCAAAAGCACCTGTGGCAAGGAACTTAGAGAGAAAGAGTATAAAAAGGATTATTTGGGGATTTGAGGGAAAGGAGTTGAACCTTCTGAAGGGATACAAAGAGCACAACCAGGGATCAGCAGTATGTCAGGCTTGGGATGAAAGGATGGGCATTTCAATGTGGAAGTGTTTTGAGGCAGGCAAAAAATCAGAGAGTACAGGGGAAAGTGTGGTGGAGGGCTGAAACAATCCTTAGTGAGAATAAGTGGAAAAGAAACCACAGATCCTGGTGGACAAGAGACTAAAAAAGCCAGGTACCCCTGTGGTCtacaataaacaaaaataacttgAACTAAAAATTATAAGGGATAAGGAAGAAATGCTTTCAGGCCTgtcacagaagaaaacaattcttaggTAATTAAATTATACTACACAGCTCCATGTATCACTAAGAATCCTTGACAATAGATATATTTCCCTACTCAACACAGGTAAATGCAGTTCATATCCTGGCACCACAGCCAGCTGCTGACCTGGGGCTCCAAGATGCTTCTCCATATGAAGAATACAAATTCTCCTTAGGAAGGTCACTTACTCATGTCAAAACAACACAGGACCAAAGCTTATCCTGTTCTGTGGTCTGGTTTCCTCTTCAATAATTGATAATACTTTCACACAGTGAAATGCCAGACCTTTCACTAGGTCTCAGGACCATGTCCTTGTTTCCTCACAGTCCCCTTTGGAAAGCACTGATTTCTGGAGGTGAGTAGGTGAACATACTACCACTGGTACTTGTGGTCTGTCAGGATGTATTTGTGCTGTTCCAACAGGATCAATGCTTCCTCATTATCTTGTCTGTGGTGCAATAATAACACATTATTGAGCAGTTGATAGGTTTTCCCTTTCAgtgattttttgtttaaagaagCAAAGGTTAGACAACTGTACGTCATTTTACCAATTGGCTACGTCAGGCATTGTTTACTGGAGTTTCCCAACTCACTTTCCTTGTAGCAGATAGTGGCTGCAATTCCTCTGGTgatgaaagtgaaacaaaaatctGCCTGACTTTGGACTGCAAGCCAGAAGCAGGGGAAGAATGACCCTTACAGATCAGTCCCCAAGGTCATGGAAATCCACCTCATTAAGGGCAACCAGCTGTCCCAGCATCATGCACCACACTGCAATAGACAAGAGTGTTGTGATTTACATACCACACTGTTTAATTTAGATACTCTATTAGCAATAAATCTAATCATAATCATCCACATAATCACTGTGGGTAATTCTTCTCATGTCTGACTGAGAGCCTTCTCTCAACCGCTCTGCCATACCAATGTTATCATCCCAACTGACAAATATCCTGCATCCAGCAGAGTGATAGATAAAACCATGGTGAGATCTGGTGCAAAATTATGTGGGCTTGGGACTGATCTTTAGAAGCAGGGTGAGAAGTACTGGGTATCCCATGGAATCTATGGAAGTTCCTTCCATGGCTCAGCATAGTCTTCCCAGACGACTCCCTGCACACATCCAGTATGATGGAAAGAGCTCACAAACACCCCAGCAATACTCCCCAGCTCCATCACATAGTAGAGTTATACCCTATatgtacaaaagaaaaaaaaatcaggggcATAAACAAGACTAGTTTGTTCTTAATGAGACGTTTAACTTCCTGTGTTTAACTGCTCAATATTCCCTTAAAGACAGATGCTTCCATCTGGGGCTGTTGGTGCCACAGCTGTGCACAGAGGATACAGTCTGATTGGAAAAATATCAGCTGAAGATGAGCTGATAAAAGTTTAGCTCCATAGAAGCAGGGCTAATGCAGGAAGAAAGTGCTATGTTCTCATTTTTAGTATCTTACATGGaccaaagaaaccaaaccaaacaacaacaatagCAAAAAAGAGAGATTATTTTGCATAAGACAGAAGTGTCTACCCAAATTTCTGCTTTAACTTGAAGAGATTTCAGAAAACATAGAAGAATCCTGAAGCTCACAAGCTGAGTTGAAagtttaatttcagaaaaagcaTTACATTTTTCTTAAGCGTGCTATTCAATCACATTTACTTCAGCTAGGACTCTTGTGCTGTCATGCACTCAGTGATGAATTGTTCTCTCCTGTGATTTGGAAGAGCCTTATCTCCAGGAGTCCAGGGGAGTGTGACACTGAGAAGCTGCAAGCTCCAGTAAAAGCCTGGCAGGGTAGAAATGCAAAGGTCAAGCCTTGCTTAGAGACCACTTTGCCCTACGAGCTGAATTGTAGCTGTTCTCTTGGTGGTGTTATCCAAGCACTCAAGAACATGTGAAAAGTGATGTgtgtaagaaattaaaaagaatcaaCCCTTAAACTCAATGCTTTAATTACCTATGGCCCACAGAAGTCAGCCAGTGTAAACCTTGTGGCTGGTGTGTGAGTATGCAGAAACAACAGAAGGAAGGCAACCAAAACATCCCAGCACCACTGGAAATATCAGTGAGGAGGCCAAAACTAAAGGATAGCTCTGCTCAGGCTTTTACtacaaacacaaacatttcagaCTGTAACACACCTTTGACCTCCCCACTAACTTTAAATTCTCATGAGCTAAAGATAAGATTTTAGCAATGCCATTACTGTGTGCCCTGTATTATCAACAGAGACCAGACCAGGCACTGGAGAACCCACCACACCCTCAGCTCCACACCTCACCAGCTGCCCACATGCTTTCATTCATttgccccagctctccctctaCTTTTACATAGCAAAAAATCTTGGTTGAGTAAAGGTGATCTTCAAACAGGCCAGTTAAAGGGTGAAGAGGCACTGAGACAGAGAAATCTTCcatctgcagctcagctgtttcTCATTATGTAAAACTCTGATGAGGCAGCCAGTAAGTACCATTTTGTTACACCACTATTAGGGATCAATATGACATGATttggctgaaaaaaaaacattctctctttttatttcccctcaaGAGACTTATAGGTTTTTGTCCTGTATTCCCATTTATAGGTAGCACTGGGCTTTTTCTATACTTAAGATTCTATTTTGTAGTAATATTGCTTCATTTTAGAAAGCAAGCAAGTAGATTAAAAGAGGGGAGGAAAGTTGTCTGGTTATAGATCCCTGTGCTCAGTTATGACTTTAACATACAAATTCTCTCATGTACCTAGAGTGGGAGAAAAGATTCCTTATGTATACATTATTATATCCTTAAGATGGACCAGtaaaggttttttttatattttcagttacTGGGCTTTGAGCAAAATTTTCCCAAGTTATCAGTTCTGGAGTGCTTAGTACTGCTAGCACTGAATTTCTATAGCAAAACTACTTCTGGCTTAGGACTGGATTGAGCTTCATGAAGAGTATGTGAGAGTGAAAAAATCAATAGCAGGAAGCCTCATATTCAAGCAAAAGGATTTCTGCTTACTCATGCTCCATTGTTGGCTATTTGTTCCCAGAAGGGTTGGGGAGTGCCACGCTCCTGAACCTGCATATAGGAAAATCCCCATAATATTTAAAGTCTAGAAAGCAACTTGCACCTGCTGTCTATTGTAATAATGAATATGCTTTGACCTTTCTGCTCCTGTGTGCAGATTAGATGCTGTTTTGCTGTCTAAAGCGTCTGTGTGtttccagggatgctgcaaTGGATGCTCAGTGATGCTCATTATGACTCTGTTAATATTTCAAGGCTCTTGCCTCCTGCTAACCCAAGCCGGGTGTAACAAGTCTCCCGGGGATTTAGAAAGGGCAGCAAGGTGGGTTACTAAGTGAAGAGTCTCCTTATAGGTTCCAGAGGGCAAAGCAAGCTCTGGAGGAGCATCACTGCTGAGCCGcggtccctgcagggctgtgagatGATCGCACCGGGCtcaggctcccagggcaggcGGCCCAGGGCGTCGGCAAAAAGCACCCAGGGCGCTGAGCCCCAGCGCTGCCTCTCCAGCGGGTGGCCACACATCCCCACAgcctttctcctcttttcttcctgagcagcctgtcAGCGCTAGCGCTGGTAAGTGCTGCGCGGATAACTTCCAGCACCGCCGTCCTGCCGGGCTGCCCCGCTGCTCGGAGGCGGctcctctgctccttttcctccgGAGAAACAGCCGCGCTCGGGCTCCTGTTTGGGAGACGGAGCCGAGGAGCCGCGCTGCCGCCCGCCCGGGACTCTACTGCTCGTCACCCATCCCGGCTGCGAGCCTCCACCGCCGCCGATGGCAAAGCCGGAGCGGCAAGAGCCCTCCCGGCCCGGGGCAGGGCGGTGCCCCCCGAGCAGAGGGCGTGCCGGGCGGGcgaggggccgggctgggcgcGCTCCCGCCGGGTAAGAGCGGGAGCGGCTCCAGGCCGCGCTGCCGCCGCGGCCTTGCGTAGGGAgcgggcggcgcggggaggCGCCTCGGGCGGGCGCGGCGCTACGAGCGGCCGGGGCGGAGGGAGGCGGCCGGGCCGCGCTGAGGCGGGGAGCGTGAGCGCGGGGATGGGTGAGGAGCTGCGCGGTGGGGCGAGCCCAGAGACCGGTCCTGGCCGGAAGGGGTCTGGAAATGAAGATGAGAAAGCAGGCGCTTGCCTGTTCTTGCTATGTGCCGAGTGAGCTTGGATTTAGGGTTGGGCTTGTTAGTATGttggctggagcacctctgggACAGGCTAAGAGAGCTGGCGTTGTTCAGCCTTGCAGAATGCTCTGGGGAGCtcttagagccccttccagtacTTAAAAGAGGCTTATATGAAAGGAGGGTGACTTTTTACCTGGGCAGATAGTGGTGGGGCAAGGGGGAATGTTTTTGAACTAAAAGAGGAGACATTTAGattggatgttaggaagaaatttttccctgtgagggtggcaaGGGCCAGgtacaggctgcccagagaagctgtggcttccccatccctggaagtgtccaaggccaggttggatggaggtttgagcaacctggtctagtggaatgTATCCCTtagccatggcaggggggttgggaTGAGAATGgtgtttaaggtcccttccagacCTCTTCTATGAATAACTGGGGTGAGCTGTAATTAAAAGCCCACACTCGTAGTTgttgtttaaaatgaaataaaatagacAAGGGCACAATGGTCTgtgtttttcccagttttcctcttTACCCAGAACATGCTACAAGAAAGGATGAGATTAAAGCCAGAGCCCACCTCCATAGAGAACAGTGAAATTAAACCTGCTTGTTGAAAGGCCTTAAACTGAGGAAAGGCAAGATGAAAcctcagctgtgtgtgtgacCCTGTGCCTCTCTTCTCCTCAGAGGGCTGATGGTGATGAGGGCAAACAGATGTGGGCTGTGGCCTGAGATGCTGCATGGGTTTGAGGGGAAGAGTAAAGTGCTGAGGGTGGCCATTGTTTCCAAACTTTCTCAGCTCTTTCCATTTTAATCCAATATTTTCTCAAACTCCCTTGTTATGTAACACTTAAGGTCATTGTATTTTGCGTTTGTGGGAATGGGAGGGCTTGAGGGATGGTTAAAGAGATAGGCTGAGAGATTTCCTATCCCGAGTGGTAATTTTGATTGAATTATTTTGCTTAAATGAACATTTTAGCTTAGAATAAATTGCTGGCTGGCTGATTTCTGGTTAGTGCCTGTCAGTTGTGCGCTGCGTGCTTTGTGCTGGGCGGTGgagcagattgcagcagccttGTCAGCTTTGTGTGGAGTGTGCTCGTGTTTGTTGGCCTTTACCCACAGCACTTAGCACTGCTTTCTTCTTTAACATCAAGCACGTATTCCCATTGACCACAGCTGCAACCAAGTCCTCAGGTTTATCACAGCTTTTTCAGTCATTAAAGGAAGGCATAAGGGTTTGCAGTCATCTGGCAGAGAGCAGTAATGCTGAGCAGAGGATGGGAAAGGTTTTGCTCACTGGCTGGTGTCCAGCACCCCTGCAGGGCCCTTCAGCTGAGGGGCAGTTCCCAATGAGGGCTACCCCAGCATTACACTGGGGCTGGTGGAAGAGGTGGCAGGGTTGTTCCTGCTTGGGAAattgcaggagcagcagctgtgctccctCTCAAAGATGCCTTTGCTTGTGGCTCCCCACCCTCCATACTTAGAGCTCTCAGATGAACACTGCCATCATCAGATGATAACATTTCTGGGCCACTTGATGAATTTGGAGAGCTCGTGGTGTGTTCTCTTTTGTGACTGAGAGAGATATTTGTATTTAAGTGTTTAGATCTATACAGTGAGTAGAATATTCAGAGTCAGTGAAGGGCTAAGCACCAGCAAACTCTTCTTCACTTGCTGTGTAAATAGCAAGAAGGGCAATTGAACTGGTGAACCTCCTGATTTTCAAATGACTTTATTCAGGATAGCCCTCATTTACATTCCTCATTGGTGCATTTACCTCTGTTCTAGAATATAGCTGTTAAGCaagacacatttttatttttcacaaaaagcttttcctatTTCTGTACTGGTGTGATTGGAATGACATGGTTTCTTCTCCCCTGATGTTTTCCAGGTTGGGAGTCCACTCAAGAATGGATAAATGTAAGCAGCCTAATGTTAACCAGAAGATCAACCTTGAAAAATTCAGTCCTGAAATTCTCTCTGAAATTGAGAAGCTGTTTGATAAGAAGTTTACTTACACTAAGCCAGTGAATGATGAATGGAAGCTGCCAGATCCCAGCAATACTTTTACATGTGATCATGTGAAATTTCACTCACTCCAGGCTCTGAAGGACTCAATGAATGAAGTGAAGAACCAGCTGAGTGATAAGAACCTGGAGGATTGGCATCAGCACACCTCATTTACCAATAAAGCAGGGAAAATAATATCTCATGTGAAGAAATCTGTGAATGCTGAGCTCTGTACCCAAGCATGGTGCAAATTTCATGAGATCCTGTGCAGTTTTGCTCTTCTCCCAGAAGAAGCTCTTCAAGATGGAGAACTGAATTCTGTGCACCTCTGTGAAGCACCTGGAGCTTTTATAGCCAGCCTTAACCACTTCTTGAAGTCCCACCATGTCCCTTGCCACTGGAATTGGGTAGCAAATACTCTAAACCCTTATCATGAAGCCAATGACATCCTTATGATGATCATGGACGACCGTCTGATAGCAAACACGTTACCTTGGTGGTACTTTGGCCCAGATAACACTGGGGATGTGATGACATTAAGACATCTAACAGGACTTCAGAGCTTTGTGAGCAATATGGCCACAGTCCACTTGGTAACTGCTGATGGCAGCTTTGATTGCCAGGGAAATCCAGGTGAGCAGGAAGCTCTTGTCTCACCCCTTCATTACTGTGAAACAGTCACTGCTTTAATGATCCTGGGCACTGGAGGATCCTTTGTTTTGAAGATGTTCACTCTGTTTGAGCACTGTTCTATCAACCTGCTCTTTCTGCTGAACTGCTCTTTTGAGGAGGTCCATGTCTTTAAACCAGCTACCAGCAAAGCTGGGAACTCAGAGGCCTATGTGGTTTGCCTTCGCTATATGGGCAGAGAAAGCCTTCACCTGCTTCTTCCTAAAATGACACAGAACTTTGGAACAGAAATGGTCAACAAAGCTCTCTTCTCCCAGCATACACTTCCTGAATCATTCCTTAAAACACATGAGGAGTGTTGCATGTTCTTCTACAAGTGCCAGGTGGAGACTATCTCTGAGAATATCCGTCTTTTTGAGCGCATGGAAGAAGCAGAGCAGGTGAAACTGAACAAGTTAAGAGACTGTGCAGTAGAGTTCTTCATGCAAAAGTTCCACCTGAAACCCATTGGCAGAAATAACTGGCTTGTCAAGAAATCCCAGGCTGGTTGCAGCATGAATGCAAAATGGTTTGGgcaaagaaacaaatattttagtACATACAATGAAAGGAAGATGATGGAAACCCTAACATGGAAT contains:
- the CMTR2 gene encoding cap-specific mRNA (nucleoside-2'-O-)-methyltransferase 2 isoform X1, translating into MAKPERQEPSRPGAGRCPPSRGRAGRARGRAGRAPAGLGVHSRMDKCKQPNVNQKINLEKFSPEILSEIEKLFDKKFTYTKPVNDEWKLPDPSNTFTCDHVKFHSLQALKDSMNEVKNQLSDKNLEDWHQHTSFTNKAGKIISHVKKSVNAELCTQAWCKFHEILCSFALLPEEALQDGELNSVHLCEAPGAFIASLNHFLKSHHVPCHWNWVANTLNPYHEANDILMMIMDDRLIANTLPWWYFGPDNTGDVMTLRHLTGLQSFVSNMATVHLVTADGSFDCQGNPGEQEALVSPLHYCETVTALMILGTGGSFVLKMFTLFEHCSINLLFLLNCSFEEVHVFKPATSKAGNSEAYVVCLRYMGRESLHLLLPKMTQNFGTEMVNKALFSQHTLPESFLKTHEECCMFFYKCQVETISENIRLFERMEEAEQVKLNKLRDCAVEFFMQKFHLKPIGRNNWLVKKSQAGCSMNAKWFGQRNKYFSTYNERKMMETLTWNDKMAKGYLNHWAEEHSLNNAGNMCVLEGSFSNLECSFWYILEGRRLPRVKCSPFCDVQVLENLNEAVKELGGGRLKSRSVLQPCHSCEVLPGELILAKVSDLARCHQEVLNESCSDQFKCLVVGFPTLCDTESQPSMEIKPMDAAMLLTFSFSLLYDGEPKYQQQLLQCVLHSLAQLAAGDALVLPVLSCLTRFTAGLVFVLHCCFRSVAFACPTSREPLRSGAALLCVGFRGLPAPVAEFLQHLNALVSSLLDTDSPQQVLQFVPMEILLQGKLLEFLWDLNTAIAKRQLHLIVQAQQQRMTSDIPL
- the CMTR2 gene encoding cap-specific mRNA (nucleoside-2'-O-)-methyltransferase 2 isoform X2; translated protein: MDKCKQPNVNQKINLEKFSPEILSEIEKLFDKKFTYTKPVNDEWKLPDPSNTFTCDHVKFHSLQALKDSMNEVKNQLSDKNLEDWHQHTSFTNKAGKIISHVKKSVNAELCTQAWCKFHEILCSFALLPEEALQDGELNSVHLCEAPGAFIASLNHFLKSHHVPCHWNWVANTLNPYHEANDILMMIMDDRLIANTLPWWYFGPDNTGDVMTLRHLTGLQSFVSNMATVHLVTADGSFDCQGNPGEQEALVSPLHYCETVTALMILGTGGSFVLKMFTLFEHCSINLLFLLNCSFEEVHVFKPATSKAGNSEAYVVCLRYMGRESLHLLLPKMTQNFGTEMVNKALFSQHTLPESFLKTHEECCMFFYKCQVETISENIRLFERMEEAEQVKLNKLRDCAVEFFMQKFHLKPIGRNNWLVKKSQAGCSMNAKWFGQRNKYFSTYNERKMMETLTWNDKMAKGYLNHWAEEHSLNNAGNMCVLEGSFSNLECSFWYILEGRRLPRVKCSPFCDVQVLENLNEAVKELGGGRLKSRSVLQPCHSCEVLPGELILAKVSDLARCHQEVLNESCSDQFKCLVVGFPTLCDTESQPSMEIKPMDAAMLLTFSFSLLYDGEPKYQQQLLQCVLHSLAQLAAGDALVLPVLSCLTRFTAGLVFVLHCCFRSVAFACPTSREPLRSGAALLCVGFRGLPAPVAEFLQHLNALVSSLLDTDSPQQVLQFVPMEILLQGKLLEFLWDLNTAIAKRQLHLIVQAQQQRMTSDIPL